GGCGCGGACCCTTTCTTCGATCTGCTCGCCGGTCGCGCCGTCGACATTCTTCCAATATTGGAACGCACGTTCAAGCACGGGCGCCAGGACACCTCCGAGAAGGCTGCCAGACACCTGATCGACGAAGCGGTCGCGCTGGGCATCGTTCCAGACTTTGCGCACCAGCGTGCCCGCCTGACCGAAATCGTCGTCGTTGGCACGGAGGGTATAGGCGCTGCGGACCATTTCGCCGTCGCTCTCCCATCCATCCTGCACCGAGCCGGTTTCATCCGCCCACGGACGGCCTCCACTGTTGGGGGCATAGACCGGCGCGTTGCCGCTGTGCTCGTAAGCCATCTGGCCGTCGAACATATATGTGTTGACCGGCACTCTGGGGCGATTGACCGGCAATTGATGGAAGTTGGTGCCGATGCGGTTGCGCTGGGCGTCATTGTACGCGAAGGCGCGGCCGAGCAGCATCTTGTCGGGCGACAGGCCGATCCCGGGGACCGTATTGCCCGGCGAGAAAGCGGCCTGCTCGACCTGCGCGAAGAAGTTCTCCGGATTGCGCTCGAGCGTCATCGTGCCGACCTTGATCAGCGGGTAGTCCCCGTGCGGCCAAGTCTTGGTCAGATCAAAGGGATTGATCCGATAGGTTCTGGCCTCGGCATAGGGCATGACCTGCACCGACAGGGTCCAGCTCGGATGGTCGCCGCGCGCGATCGCCTCGAACAGGTCGCGGCGATGAAAATCGGCGTCGGAGCCGGCCATGGCGGAGGCCTCCGCGTTGGTGAAGAACGCCATGCCCTGATCGGTGTGGAAGTGATACTTCACCCAGGACTTCTCGCCGGCCGCGTTGACCCACATGTAGGTGTGCGAGCCATAACCGTTCATGTTCCGCCACGTGCGAGGCAGTCCCCGCTCACCCATCAGGTACGCCACCTGGTGCGCTGACTCGGGATTGCTGGTCCAGAAGTCCCATTGCATGTGATTGTCGCGAAGGCCTGAATCGGGGAGCCGCTTCTGGCTGCGGATGAAGTGGGGAAACTTCATCGGATCGCGAATGAAGAATACCGGCGTGTTGTTGCCCACCAGATCGTAGTTGCCCTCGTCGGTGTAGAACTTCAGCGAGAAGCCGCGCACGTCCCGCCAGGTATCAGGGCTTCCCATCTCTCCCGCCACGGTGGAGAAACGCGCGAGCATGTCGGTCGTCGCGCCTTTGCGGAACAGCGCCGCTCTGGTGAACGCCGAGACGTCTTCCGTCACTCTCAGAATCCCGAAAGCGCCCGCGCCCTTGGCGTGCGGCTGGCGCTCGGGAACCTTCTCGCGGTTGAAATGCGCCATCTGCTCCAGAAAATGGACGTCGTGAAGGAGGATGGGACCGTCGCGGCCGATCGTCAGAGAGTCGCGATCGCTCGGCGCCGGGGTGCCCGTGCTCGTCGTGGAGCCGCTCGCCTGCTTGTCGGAATCGGCCATGTGCGCTCTCCTTTGAACATCGGCATCATGTGGGTCACGCGGCTGGTCCTGCTTCCGCGCCGCCTTTGGACGGCACGACGACCCCGTGAGAGGGCAGGTGGTCTTTCACGGCCTGACCTGCGCGCTGAAGCCGGCCGCGTTGAGCGCCTTCACGAGCGCGGCGGCCGGGAAGTCGCCCGTGACCTCAAAGGTTGTCGCCCCCGGAGTGGCCGTGTCGGCGGTTACGCCGTCCACGGTCGCGATCGCCTCCTTGATGGCCGCGCAACACAGATCGCAGCAGTTGTGGATGCCCGAGACCTTCAGGCGCTTCACCCTGCCCCGGGGAATACTGCTCGCGGCCTGCATCGCCAGGCGCGCGTTGTCGGTGCTGCCGTGGAAGCCGGCGGCCGCAATGGCGTCGAGAGCCTTCTGAGCCGCCGCGCCGTCCCTGGCCGTGAGCGCCACGGTCTTCTTCTCGATGTCGCAACGGGATGCGACCCCCGCCACGTTCTTCACCGCGGCGTCAACCGCATCGACGCAGCCCTGGCAGCAGAGGTGGACGCCCCTCACTTCCACCTGGATCTCATCGTTTCGACGCCGGTACGCGACGGCGTACACCGCCGACCGCGCGAGAGGCAGTGGATCCTCCGAGACCTCGATGCCGTCCACGAGCCGGGCCGGGTCGAAGAGCAGCCGGCGCTCGACGGCCACGTTGTCCGCGAGCCGGGAGGTGACCGCGATGGTGCCCAGCTCGACCTGCCGTCGCCCTTCGGGCCAGGGTAGAGAGCCATCATCGATCGGGTCGCCTTCGTCGGCGAGCTGGACGAGGAGGCGGAACCTCGCGGGGCCCCGGAGCAGTCTCTCTCGAAGCTCTTCGAAGAGAAAGCTTTCCGGCCGGCGGGCCGCCTCTGCGGCATCCAGGTGCTCTTCGCCTGCCTCCGGCCGGACGCGGTATCGGCCGGCGCGGCTCACGCCTTCACGGTTGGTAAAGCGGAAGGCGTTCACGCCGTAGTACGACTCGGTTGCGAAGCTGGCCGGAACCGGCTTGGGCGCCTCCGCGAACCGCTTCGCCTGCGGATGGCTCGCCAGAAAGTCGGCGAGCGGTGTCGGACTCGGGACCTCGGGCCCGCTCGCGGCCAGAGCGCGGACGAAGACCAGGAACTCTTCGGCGGTGCGGACGGGAAAGCCGTCGTACGATTGAGCCACGATGTCGGTGACGATCCCACCCGGCAGGTGGAACTTGATCGCCATGCCTCTCGGGCTGGCCAGCGGGTCGCCGTCGGGGACGGTGGGGACGCCCGCGAAGTCGGAGAACCGGACCGTTACCGGCACCGGGGTGTCTTGGAGGTGCGGCGCCCGGCTGACGGAAGCCGCGGTCGACGCCGGGTTGAAAGTCCCCTCACAGACGATGCCTTTTGCGTGAACAGCCCGGTAGCCGGGGTGAACCCCGAACAGGGCCTGCAGCGCGTCCACGATCTGTTCGTACAAGAGCTGTTTCTCCGGTGCGAGCCTACTTGCTGACCTTGCCATCGCCTCGCTCCTCTTCGGCCGACACAACCGGCCGCCGAACGATGCCGTCCCGACCTTCGTCGCACCCCGCCGCCATCAAAGACCCGGACTCTGCTGAGTCATGCCGCCGTCGACCACGACGGTCGTGGACGTCATGTAGCGCGCCTGATCACTTGCCAGGAAGGCCACCACGCCGGCGATCTCCTCCGGCTCCGCCATGCGGCCCAGCGGGATGGCCGCGTTCAGCCGCTCCATCATTGCCGGATCCTTCATCGTCACCCGGTTGATCGGAGTCGCGACGGCGCCTGGCGCGATCCCGACGACGAGCACGTTGTGAGGCGCCAGCTCGACCCCGGCGGTGCGGGTCAGCATGCGCATCCCGCCCTTGGACAGGCAATAGGCGATGTTGCCCGGCATCGGCCAGTCCTCGTGCACGGACGTGATGTTGATGATGCGCCCGCCGCCGCCTTGCTTGATCATCTGGCGGGCCGCGAACTGGGTGCCGAAGAAGGCGCTCTTGAGATTCGTCCGCAGCACCTGGTCGTACTGGGCCTCCGTCGTCTCGAGCACCGACGTGCGGGTCTCGATGCCGGCATTGTTGACCATGACGTCCAGCCGGCCGAACTTCTTGACCGCGCTGTCGATCAGGCGTTCGAGGTCGGCGACCTTGCCGACGTCAGCCTCGACACCGAAGGCCTGATGGTCGAGCGCTGCCACCTGTCGCTCGAGGGCCTCCGTCGCCTCCGGATGCATGATGTAGTCGATGACGAGATTCGCACCCTGCTTGGCCAGCTCCAGGACGATGGCCCTGCCGATGCCGCTGTTGCCGCCGGTGACGATCGCGACCTTCCCTCTCAAACTCACGCCCGTCATGACACCCTCGTTCACGCCCTTGGCGCGGCCAATAGTGTGGTGAGCGCGTTCCGATCCACGGCCTCCTTCTCGATCAGCAGCTTGGCCAGAGCCTCGAGTATGTTGCGCTTCTCCTCCAGCGTCTCACGGACCCGTTGACGGGCGGCCTCCAGCAACTTCCGCATTTCGTCGTCGATGACCCGAGCGGTGTCTTCACTGTACTCACGCTCGCTGACGCTCGGGCCCCTGAGGAACAGAGCCTGCCGCGGCCGCTCGAATGTTCCCAACCCCAGCGCGTCGCTCATGCCGTACTGGGTCACCATGTGCCGCGCCAGGTCGCTCGCCCGCTGTAGATCGTCGTGGGCGCCCGTCGAGACATCCCCGAAGATGATCTCCTCTGCTACCCGGCCCCCGAGGAATACGTCCAGGCGGTCTAGCAGTTCTGCGCGTGTCATCAGATACCGGTCTTCCGTGGGCTGTTGCTGCGTATAGCCGAGCGCGGCCACCCCGCGCGGGATGATCGAGATCTTCGAGACCTTGTCGGCATGTTCCCGTGACTCGGCCACCAGGGCATGCCCCGCCTCATGATGGGCGACGATCTCCTTCTCCTTCGGGCTGATGATCCGCGACTTCCGCTCGAGCCCCCCTACGATGCGGTCGATCGCCTGGTCGAAGTCCGTCAGGGCCACCGCGTCCTTCCCCTCCCGCGCCGCGTGGAGCGCTGCCTCGTTGACCAGATTCGCCAGATCGGCCCCGACGAACCCGGGCGTCCGGCCCGCGATGACGGACAGATCGAGGCCCGGAGCCAGCGTGACCTTCCGGGTGTGGACCTCGAGGATCTTCTCCCGGCCCTTGAGATCCGGCCGGTCGATGACGACCTGCCGGTCGAACCGCCCTGGCCGCAGGAGCGCCGGGTCGAGGATCTCCGGCCGATTCGTGGCCGCCAGGATGATCACGCCGGCTTGGGTGTCGAACCCGTCCAGCTCTGCGAGGAGCTGGTTCAGTGTCTGCTCGTGCTCGTCATGCCCTCCGAACCCGGGATTGACTCCCCGCGCCTTTCCGACGGCGTCGAGCTCATCGATGAACACGATGCTCGGCGCCTTCGCCTGGGCCTGGACGAAGAGGTCGCGCACGCGCGCCGCCCCGACCCCGACGAACATCTCCACGAAGTTCGACCCGGTCAGGCTGAAGAAGGGGACCCCGGCCTCTCCGGCCACCGCCTTGGCCAGCAGGGTCTTCCCGGTTCCCGGCGCCCCGACCAGGAGCACCCCCTTCGGGATCTTCCCACCCAGGCGCCGATAGCGCGCCGGGTTCTTCAGGAAATCGACGATCTCCATCAGCTCGCCGCGGGCTTCATCGATGCCGGCGATATCGTCGAACGTGACCCCGGTCTGATGCTCCACGTACACCTTCGCCCGGCTCTTGCCGATGGACATCAGCCCGCTCTGCGGGTTCATCCGCTTCATCACGATCATCCAGAGCCCGAAGAAGATCACCGCAGGCAG
The genomic region above belongs to Gemmatimonadales bacterium and contains:
- a CDS encoding catalase, whose translation is MADSDKQASGSTTSTGTPAPSDRDSLTIGRDGPILLHDVHFLEQMAHFNREKVPERQPHAKGAGAFGILRVTEDVSAFTRAALFRKGATTDMLARFSTVAGEMGSPDTWRDVRGFSLKFYTDEGNYDLVGNNTPVFFIRDPMKFPHFIRSQKRLPDSGLRDNHMQWDFWTSNPESAHQVAYLMGERGLPRTWRNMNGYGSHTYMWVNAAGEKSWVKYHFHTDQGMAFFTNAEASAMAGSDADFHRRDLFEAIARGDHPSWTLSVQVMPYAEARTYRINPFDLTKTWPHGDYPLIKVGTMTLERNPENFFAQVEQAAFSPGNTVPGIGLSPDKMLLGRAFAYNDAQRNRIGTNFHQLPVNRPRVPVNTYMFDGQMAYEHSGNAPVYAPNSGGRPWADETGSVQDGWESDGEMVRSAYTLRANDDDFGQAGTLVRKVWNDAQRDRFVDQVSGSLLGGVLAPVLERAFQYWKNVDGATGEQIEERVRA
- a CDS encoding catalase produces the protein MYEQIVDALQALFGVHPGYRAVHAKGIVCEGTFNPASTAASVSRAPHLQDTPVPVTVRFSDFAGVPTVPDGDPLASPRGMAIKFHLPGGIVTDIVAQSYDGFPVRTAEEFLVFVRALAASGPEVPSPTPLADFLASHPQAKRFAEAPKPVPASFATESYYGVNAFRFTNREGVSRAGRYRVRPEAGEEHLDAAEAARRPESFLFEELRERLLRGPARFRLLVQLADEGDPIDDGSLPWPEGRRQVELGTIAVTSRLADNVAVERRLLFDPARLVDGIEVSEDPLPLARSAVYAVAYRRRNDEIQVEVRGVHLCCQGCVDAVDAAVKNVAGVASRCDIEKKTVALTARDGAAAQKALDAIAAAGFHGSTDNARLAMQAASSIPRGRVKRLKVSGIHNCCDLCCAAIKEAIATVDGVTADTATPGATTFEVTGDFPAAALVKALNAAGFSAQVRP
- a CDS encoding glucose 1-dehydrogenase; amino-acid sequence: MTGVSLRGKVAIVTGGNSGIGRAIVLELAKQGANLVIDYIMHPEATEALERQVAALDHQAFGVEADVGKVADLERLIDSAVKKFGRLDVMVNNAGIETRTSVLETTEAQYDQVLRTNLKSAFFGTQFAARQMIKQGGGGRIINITSVHEDWPMPGNIAYCLSKGGMRMLTRTAGVELAPHNVLVVGIAPGAVATPINRVTMKDPAMMERLNAAIPLGRMAEPEEIAGVVAFLASDQARYMTSTTVVVDGGMTQQSPGL
- the ftsH gene encoding ATP-dependent zinc metalloprotease FtsH, whose translation is MEPKQRAFSMWYTVAAMLLFFGIQAILLAPHPETVSYSEFKSLVKANKVSDLMLYKDTITGTLALTGLEGVLPKEKIEEIKRAGKGAPGFVTTRVEDPGLVPELEAAHIRFTGHVANPWVSTLLSWILPAVIFFGLWMIVMKRMNPQSGLMSIGKSRAKVYVEHQTGVTFDDIAGIDEARGELMEIVDFLKNPARYRRLGGKIPKGVLLVGAPGTGKTLLAKAVAGEAGVPFFSLTGSNFVEMFVGVGAARVRDLFVQAQAKAPSIVFIDELDAVGKARGVNPGFGGHDEHEQTLNQLLAELDGFDTQAGVIILAATNRPEILDPALLRPGRFDRQVVIDRPDLKGREKILEVHTRKVTLAPGLDLSVIAGRTPGFVGADLANLVNEAALHAAREGKDAVALTDFDQAIDRIVGGLERKSRIISPKEKEIVAHHEAGHALVAESREHADKVSKISIIPRGVAALGYTQQQPTEDRYLMTRAELLDRLDVFLGGRVAEEIIFGDVSTGAHDDLQRASDLARHMVTQYGMSDALGLGTFERPRQALFLRGPSVSEREYSEDTARVIDDEMRKLLEAARQRVRETLEEKRNILEALAKLLIEKEAVDRNALTTLLAAPRA